One Hordeum vulgare subsp. vulgare chromosome 4H, MorexV3_pseudomolecules_assembly, whole genome shotgun sequence DNA window includes the following coding sequences:
- the LOC123446825 gene encoding UDP-glucose flavonoid 3-O-glucosyltransferase 7-like produces the protein MRQSAAPPAGDAAPRIYFIPFPTPGHALPMSDLARLFASRGADATLVLTHANAARLGGPVARAAAAGLRIRVHALPLPAEAAGLTGGHESADDLPTREDAGPFAVAVDLLAPLFADLLRRHPADAVVFDGVLPWAATAAAELGIPRYAFTGTGCFALSVQRSLLLHTPQESVASPTEPFLVPGLPDAVRLTRSRLAEATLPGADSREFLNRMFDIERATAGWVVNSFADLEERYIEHYEKDTGKPVFAVGPVCLINGDGEDVLERGRGGEAGAAAEAARVLSWLDTKPGRSVVYVCFGSLTRFPREQVTELGMGLADSGANFVWVLGDKNAPPLPDVDTAAGGRGLVVRGWAPQVAVLRHAAVGAFVTHCGWGAVTEAAAAGVPVVAWPVFAEQFYNEALVVGIAGTGVGAGAERGYVWGGEEQGGVVVGREKVAERVREAMADEGLRRKAGEVGESARRAVEVGGSSYVAVGALLDDVRRRRRHGG, from the coding sequence ATGCGGCAGTCGGCGGCACCACCAGCGGGCGACGCAGCGCCGCGCATCTACTTCATCCCGTTCCCGACGCCCGGCCACGCACTGCCGATGTCCGACCTGGCCCGCCTCTTCGCGTCACGCGGCGCCGACGCCACCCTCGTCCTCACGCACGCCAACGCCGCCAGGCTCGGGGGCCCCGTTGCCCGCGCGGCCGCCGCGGGCCTCCGCATCCGCGTCCACGCGCTGCCCTTGCCCGCCGAGGCCGCAGGGCTCACGGGCGGGCACGAGAGCGCCGACGACCTCCCCACCCGCGAGGACGCGGGCCCGTTCGCCGTCGCCGTCGACCTCCTCGCGCCGCTCTTCGCCGACCTCCTGCGCCGCCACCCCGCCGACGCCGTCGTCTTCGACGGCGTCCTCCCGtgggccgccaccgccgccgccgagctcGGCATCCCGCGGTACGCGTTCACCGGCACGGGCTGCTTCGCGCTCTCTGTGCAGCGGTCCCTGCTCCTCCACACCCCGCAGGAGAGCGTCGCGTCGCCCACGGAGCCGTTCCTCGTGCCGGGGCTCCCGGACGCGGTGCGGCTCACCAGGTCGAGGCTCGCCGAGGCGACGCTCCCCGGCGCGGACTCGCGGGAGTTCTTGAACCGCATGTTCGACATCGAGCGCGCCACGGCCGGCTGGGTCGTCAACTCGTTCGCCGACCTCGAGGAGAGGTACATCGAGCACTACGAGAAGGACACCGGGAAGCCTGTGTTCGCCGTCGGGCCGGTCTGCCTCATCAACGGCGACGGCGAAGACGTCCTGGAGCGCGGCCGCGGAGGGGAGGCGGGTGCCGCCGCAGAGGCCGCACGCGTCCTGAGCTGGCTCGACACCAAGCCCGGGCGGTCGGTGGTGTACGTCTGCTTCGGCAGCCTCACCCGGTTCCCGCGCGAGCAGGTGACGGAGCTCGGCATGGGCCTCGCGGACTCCGGCGCGAACTTCGTGTGGGTCCTCGGggacaagaacgctccgccgctccCCGACGTGGACACCGCGGCGGGTGGCCGCGGGCTGGTGGTCAGGGGGTGGGCACCGCAGGTGGCGGTGCTGAGACACGCGGCGGTGGGCGCGTTCGTGACGCACTGCGGGTGGGGCGCGGTgaccgaggcggcggcggcgggtgtcCCCGTGGTGGCCTGGCCGGTTTTCGCGGAGCAGTTCTACAACGAGGCGCTGGTGGTGGGCATCGCCGGCACGGGCGTCGGCGCCGGCGCGGAGAGAGGGTACGTGTGGGGAGGCGAGGAGCAGGGcggggtggtggtgggcagggagAAGGTGGCGGAGAGGGTCCGCGAGGCGATGGCGGACGAGGGGCTGCGACGGAAGGCAGGGGAGGTCGGGGAGAGCGCGCGGCGGGCCGTGGAGGTGGGAGGGTCTTCGTACGTGGCCGTTGGGGCGCTGCTGGATGATgtgcggcgccggcgccggcacgGGGGCTGA